In Vigna radiata var. radiata cultivar VC1973A chromosome 3, Vradiata_ver6, whole genome shotgun sequence, the following proteins share a genomic window:
- the LOC106757614 gene encoding probable phosphoribosylformylglycinamidine synthase, chloroplastic/mitochondrial, with protein MAAVTEFGVSQFLQGTSRQTLFLKKQPHKHRSHMLWGTLWNRNWALGSTRRALPLSCQAHENPRAVVSGGVNSSVEEQPGLVEKPASEVVHLFRVPFMQKSAAAELLKDTQVKISDQIVEIQTEQCYNVGLSSQLSSEKFSVLKWLLQETFEPENLGNESFLEKKRKEGLSSVIVEVGPRLSFTTAWSTNAVAICHACGLTEVTRLERSRRYLLFTTSELQGHQINEFAFMVHDRMTEYVYRQKLTSFETSIVPEEIRYIPVMERGQKALEEINLEMGFAFDDHDLEYYTKLFREDIKRNPTNVELFDIAQSNSEHSRHWFFTGKIFIDGQLMNKTLMQIVKSTLQANPNNSVIGFKDNSSAIRGFPVKQLRPVQPGSSCPLEIAVHDLDILFTAETHNFPCAVAPYPGAETGAGGRIRDTHATGRGSFVQAATAGYCVGNLNRSSFYAPWEDPSFTYPSNLAPPLQILIDSSNGASDYGNKFGEPLIQGFCRTFGMRLPSGERREWLKPIMFSAGIGQIDHLHITKGEPDIGMLVVKIGGPAYRIGMGGGAASSMVSGQNDAELDFNAVQRGDAEMAQKLYRLVRACIEMGDKNPIISIHDQGAGGNCNVVKEIIYPEGAEIDVRAIVVGDHTMSVLEIWGAEYQEQDAILVKPESRDLLESICSREKVSMAVIGIISGDGRVVLVDSLATQQCISNGLPPPPPAVDLELEKVLGDMPKKSFHFSRVVYEREPLDIAPAITVIDSLKRVLSLPSVCSKRFLTTKVDRCVTGLVAQQQTVGPLQIPLADVAVTAQTFTDLTGGACAIGEQPIKGLLDPKAMARLAVGEALTNLVWAKVTSLSDVKASGNWMYAAKLDGEGADMYDAAISLSEAMIALGIAIDGGKDSLSMAAHSDGEVVKAPGNLVISVYATCPDITKTVTPDLKLKDEGVLLHIDLSKGKRRLGGSALAQAFDQVGDECPDLDDVPYLKKVFEGVQDLLTDELISAGHDISDGGLLVCALEMAFAGNCGFNLNLTSQGNSLFQTLYAEELGLVLEVSKKNLTLVMEKLGHVGVSAEVIGQVTASPSIEVKVDGEIFLTEKTSILRDMWEETSFQLEKFQRLASCVDMEKEGLKHRYEPSWDLTYSPVFTEEKFLSATVKPKVAVIREEGSNGDREMAAAFYAAGFEPWDVTMSDLLNRKISLQEFRGIVFVGGFSYADVLDSAKGWSACIRFNEHVLQQFQEFYKRPDTFSLGVCNGCQLMALLGWIPGPLIGGVHGAGGDLSQPRFIHNASGRFECRFTSVTVLPSPAMMFKGMAGSTMGIWAAHGEGKAYFPDEGVFDRIVHSELAPIRYCDDAGNPTEAYPFNVNGSPLGVAAICSPDGRHLAMMPHPERCFLMWQFPWYPKHWHVEKNGPSPWLQMFQNAREWCS; from the exons ATGGCTGCTGTCACGGAATTTGGGGTATCTCAATTCCTGCAG GGTACTTCGAGGCAGACACTGTTTTTGAAGAAGCAGCCTCATAAACATAGAAGTCACATGCTTTGGGGTACGCTTTGGAATAGGAATTGGGCTCTGGGATCAACTCGAAGAGCTTTGCCTTTAAGTTGTCAGGCTCATGAAAATCCCAGAGCAGTGGTTTCTGGTGGTGTGAACAGTTCTGTAGAAGAGCAACCTGGTTTAGTTGAGAAGCCTGCCTCGGAAGTTGTTCATTTATTCCGAGTCCCGTTTATGCAAAAAAGTGCAGCTGCTGAGCTTTTAAAGGATACTCAAGTGAAGATCTCTGATCAGATCGTGGAAATACAAACCGAGCAATGTTACAATGTTGGCCTTAGTTCACAACTTTCTAGTGAAAAATTTTCTGTCCTTAAATGGCTTCTTCAAGAAACATTTGAGCCCGAGAATCTGGGAAATGAGAGCTTTcttgagaagaagaggaaggaggGGTTGAGTTCAGTTATAGTCGAGGTTGGTCCCAGGTTGTCATTTACCACAGCGTGGTCTACTAATGCTGTGGCAATTTGCCATGCTTGTGGATTGACAGAAGTGACCCGTTTGGAACGGTCAAGGAGGTACTTGTTGTTCACCACTAGTGAATTGCAAGGTcatcaaataaatgaatttgCATTTATGGTGCATGATAGAATGACTGAATATGTTTATAGGCAAAAACTAACATCCTTTGAGACCAGTATTGTTCCTGAGGAGATTCGTTATATACCTGTTATGGAGAGGGGACAAAAGGCATTAGAAGAGATTAATCTAGAGATGGGTTTCGCTTTTGATGACCATGATTTAGAATACTACACCAAACTTTTCAGAGAAGACATTAAGCGGAACCCAACAAATGTGGAGTTGTTTGATATTGCGCAATCCAACAGTGAGCATAGCAGACATTGGTTTTTTACTGGAAAGATTTTCATTGATGGACAACTCATGAATAAGACTCTAATGCAAATTGTGAAAAGTACTCTGCAGGCAAATCCAAATAACTCTGTTATTGGGTTTAAAGATAACTCAAGTGCAATTAGGGGTTTCCCAGTAAAGCAGCTCCGACCAGTTCAGCCTGGCTCATCATGCCCGTTGGAAATTGCAGTACATGATTTAGATATCTTATTTACAGCTGAAACGCATAATTTTCCATGTGCAGTGGCACCTTATCCTGGTGCAGAGACAGGTGCAGGAGGTCGAATTAGAGATACACATGCTACTGGAAGGGGTTCCTTTGTCCAGGCAGCTACAGCTGGTTACTGTGTTGGGAATCTCAACAGGTCAAGCTTTTATGCTCCATGGGAAGACCCCTCCTTTACTTATCCATCAAATTTGGCACCACCTTTACAAATTCTTATAGATTCTAGTAATGGTGCGTCTGATTATGGGAACAAATTTGGAGAGCCATTGATCCAGGGTTTCTGCAGAACTTTTGGAATGAGACTTCCTAGTGGGGAGAGACGAGAATGGTTGAAGCCAATAATGTTCAGTGCAGGTATTGGACAGATAGACCACCTTCATATAACAAAGGGAGAACCTGACATTGGGATGCTGGTTGTCAAGATTGGAGGCCCAGCTTATCGCATTGGTATGGGAGGTGGGGCGGCCTCTAGCATGGTTAGTGGGCAGAATGATGCAGAGCTTGATTTCAATGCTGTGCAACGTGGGGATGCTGAAATGGCTCAAAAACTATATCGCCTTGTTCGGGCCTGTATTGAGATGGGGGATAAAAACCCAATAATCAGCATTCATGATCAGGGTGCTGGTGGGAATTGCAATGTTGTAAAGGAAATTATATATCCAGAGGGTGCAGAGATAGATGTCCGTGCAATTGTGGTTGGTGATCATACAATGTCTGTTCTAGAAATTTGGGGGGCAGAGTATCAGGAACAGGATGCAATCTTGGTGAAGCCTGAAAGTCGTGATCTCTTGGAATCAATCTGTAGCAGGGAAAAAGTTTCAATGGCTGTTATTGGAATTATTAGTGGTGACGGACGTGTTGTGTTAGTTGATAGCCTAGCAACCCAACAGTGTATTTCAAATGGACTTCCTCCACCCCCACCCGCAGTTGATCTTGAATTAGAGAAAGTCCTTGGTGACATGCCTAAAAAATCTTTTCACTTTAGTCGGGTGGTCTATGAGCGGGAGCCACTTGATATTGCTCCTGCTATTACAGTGATAGATTCTTTGAAGAGGGTGTTGAGTTTACCATCTGTCTGTTCAAAGCGTTTCTTAACAACAAAAGTTGATAGGTGTGTTACTGGTCTAGTTGCACAACAACAAACTGTTGGTCCTTTGCAAATTCCACTTGCTGATGTTGCCGTTACAGCTCAAACCTTTACTGATTTGACTGGAGGTGCTTGTGCCATTGGGGAACAACCAATCAAAGGCTTGTTAGACCCCAAAGCAATGGCTAGGTTGGCTGTTGGAGAAGCACTAACAAATCTTGTATGGGCAAAGGTCACTTCCCTTTCTGATGTCAAGGCTAGTGGTAATTGGATGTATGCTGCCAAGCTTGATGGGGAAGGAGCTGACATGTATGATGCTGCCATATCTTTATCTGAAGCAATGATTGCACTTGGCATTGCTATTGATGGAGGGAAAGACAGCCTTTCTATGGCAGCCCATTCTGATGGAGAAGTTGTCAAGGCTCCTGGAAATCTTGTTATCAGTGTTTATGCTACTTGTCCCGATATAACAAAAACAGTGACTCCAGACTTAAAACTTAAGGATGAAGGTGTTTTGCTTCATATTGATTTGTCAAAAGGTAAGAGACGGTTAGGTGGATCTGCTCTTGCTCAGGCATTTGATCAAGTTGGGGATGAGTGTCCTGATCTTGATGACGTTCCTTACCTTAAAAAGGTCTTTGAAGGTGTTCAAGATCTTCTTACTGATGAACTGATATCTGCTGGCCATGACATCAGCGATGGTGGGCTGCTTGTTTGTGCCTTAGAGATGGCATTCGCTGGTAATTGCGGATTTAATTTGAACTTGACATCTCAAGGTAACAGCCTCTTCCAAACACTCTATGCTGAAGAGCTTGGGTTAGTTCTTGAAGTAAGCAAGAAAAATCTGACTTTGGTGATGGAAAAGTTGGGCCATGTGGGAGTTTCAGCAGAAGTCATTGGTCAAGTAACAGCCAGTCCATCCATAGAAGTTAAGGTTGATGGGGAGATTTTCTTAACAGAAAAAACTAGCATCCTTAGGGACATGTGGGAAGAGACTAGTTTTCAGCTGGAGAAGTTCCAAAGACTGGCATCTTGTGTGGATATGGagaaagaaggactaaaacaTCGATATGAACCCTCATGGGATCTGACCTATTCTCCTGTCTTCACTGAGGAAAAGTTTTTGTCTGCAACTGTGAAACCTAAAGTGGCTGTGATTAGAGAAGAGGGGAGCAATGGAGATAGAGAAATGGCTGCAGCTTTTTATGCTGCTGGTTTTGAGCCATGGGATGTTACTATGTCAGACCTTCTCAATAGAAAGATCTCTTTGCAAGAGTTTCGTGGAATTGTGTTCGTTGGTGGATTTAGCTATGCTGATGTGCTTGATTCTGCAAAAGGTTGGTCTGCTTGCATAAGATTCAATGAGCATGTTTTGCAACAATTTCAGGAGTTTTACAAGCGACCAGACACTTTTAGTCTAGGTGTATGCAACGGGTGTCAGCTAATGGCTCTGTTGGGTTGGATACCTGGTCCACTAATTGGGGGTGTGCATGGTGCTGGTGGTGACCTATCACAACCAAGGTTCATCCATAACGCGTCTGGGCGGTTTGAATGTCGCTTTACAAGCGTTACCGTACTGCCATCACCGGCTATGATGTTCAAGGGCATGGCAGGTAGCACAATGGGTATATGGGCTGCTCATGGTGAGGGAAAGGCATATTTTCCTGACGAAGGTGTATTTGACCGAATAGTTCATTCTGAGTTGGCTCCTATCAGATATTGTGATGATGCTGGGAATCCTACTGAGGCATACCCTTTCAATGTGAACGGCTCTCCTTTAGGGGTAGCAGCTATTTGTTCCCCAGATGGAAGGCATCTCGCCATGATGCCTCATCCAGAGCGATGCTTCTTAATGTGGCAGTTCCCATGGTATCCAAAGCACTGGCATGTGGAGAAGAATGGGCCTAGTCCTTGGTTGCAAATGTTCCAgaatgcaagagagtggtgttCTTGA
- the LOC106757961 gene encoding AT-hook motif nuclear-localized protein 15, translating to MANRWWAGNVGIIREQELMENNNNANTTPTNSSNSNTNANTNTTEEEVSRDNGDDQNQNLVSHEGSEPGSGGRRPRGRPPGSKNKPKPPIVITKESPNALRSHVLEIASGSDVAESIAAFANRRHRGVSVLSGSGIVTNVTLRQPAAPAGVITLHGRFEILSLSGAFLPSPSPPGATGLSVYLAGGQGQVVGGTVGGSLVASGPVMVIAATFANATYERLPLEDEQGEEEMQVQQQSQQQQQQQQSQGLGEQVSMAMYNLPPNLLHNGQNMPHDVFWGAAPPRPPPSF from the coding sequence ATGGCGAATCGGTGGTGGGCTGGGAATGTGGGAATCATTAGAGAGCAAGAGTTGATGGAGAACAATAACAACGCCAATACTACTCCGACCAATAGCAGCAACAGCAACACAAACGCCAACACCAACACCACGGAGGAAGAGGTCAGCAGGGACAACGGAGACGACCAGAACCAGAACCTCGTAAGCCATGAAGGTTCCGAGCCCGGAAGCGGTGGTCGGAGGCCACGTGGCAGGCCTCCCGGCTCCAAGAACAAGCCCAAGCCGCCGATTGTCATAACCAAAGAAAGCCCCAACGCGCTCCGAAGCCACGTGCTGGAAATCGCCAGCGGCAGTGACGTAGCAGAGAGCATCGCCGCCTTCGCCAACCGCCGCCACCGCGGCGTGTCGGTCCTCAGCGGCAGCGGCATTGTCACCAACGTCACTCTCCGCCAACCCGCCGCGCCCGCAGGAGTCATCACCCTCCACGGAAGGTTCGAGATTCTCTCCCTCTCCGGCGCCTTTTTGCCCTCTCCCTCGCCTCCTGGCGCCACCGGACTCTCCGTCTATTTGGCCGGGGGGCAGGGGCAGGTCGTTGGCGGCACCGTTGGTGGTTCTTTGGTGGCCTCCGGGCCGGTGATGGTGATCGCAGCAACATTCGCCAATGCTACTTATGAGAGGCTACCGCTGGAGGATGAACAAGGTGAAGAAGAAATGCAAGTGCAACAGCAATCgcagcagcagcaacaacaacaacaatctcaGGGTTTAGGTGAACAAGTTTCAATGGCCATGTATAATTTGCCTCCTAATTTGCTACACAATGGTCAGAACATGCCTCATGATGTGTTTTGGGGAGCTGCTCCACCTCGTCCTCCACCTTCCTTCTGA
- the LOC106757582 gene encoding tropinone reductase homolog At5g06060, whose product MANPEGSSRASRWSLKGTTALVTGGTRGIGHAVVEELAEFGANVYTCSRKEEELNACLKEWKEKGFSVSGSVCDASSPAQRENLIKQVASAFNGTLNILVNNVGTNVRKPTIEYTTEEYSKLMATNLDSAYHLSQLAHPLLKASGNGSIVFISSVAGQRSIGSGAIYASTKAAMDQLTKYLACEWAKDNIRSNSVAPWYTKTPLAEALLANKEFVNEVISRTPIKRIAEAHEVSSLVTFLCLPAASYITGQVICVDGGFTVNGFLPSMRIT is encoded by the exons ATGGCTAACCCAGAGGGTAGTAGCAGAGCTTCAAGATGGTCACTTAAGGGAACCACTGCTCTCGTTACTGGAGGCACACGCGGAATTGG GCATGCTGTAGTGGAGGAACTGGCAGAGTTTGGTGCCAATGTGTACACTTGTTCCAGGAAGGAAGAGGAGTTGAATGCATGTTTAAAGGAATGGAAAGAGAAGGGGTTTTCGGTTTCTGGTTCGGTTTGTGATGCGTCATCTCCAGCCCAAAGAGAGAATCTCATTAAACAAGTGGCCTCTGCCTTCAACGGCACGCTCAACATACTT GTGAATAATGTTGGAACAAACGTGAGGAAGCCAACAATAGAGTATACAACCGaagaatattcaaaattaatggCAACTAACTTGGACTCTGCATACCATCTGAGCCAACTTGCACATCCTCTTCTTAAAGCATCTGGAAATGGAAGTATTGTGTTCATTTCCTCCGTTGCAGGTCAGAGAAGTATAGGTTCTGGAGCCATTTATGCATCAACTAAAG CTGCAATGGATCAGCTTACCAAATATCTTGCATGTGAATGGGCCAAGGACAATATAAGGAGCAATAGTGTTGCACCCTGGTATACCAAAACACCACTTGCGGAAGCT TTGCTTGCAAATAAGGAATTTGTTAACGAAGTAATATCTCGTACGCCAATAAAGCGAATTGCAGAAGCACATGAAGTGTCGTCCTTGGTGACCTTCCTTTGCTTGCCAGCAGCTTCTTACATCACTGGACAAGTTATTTGTGTTGATGGAGGATTTACAGTGAATGGATTTCTACCCAGCATGAGAATTACTTAA